In Saccharothrix violaceirubra, the following are encoded in one genomic region:
- a CDS encoding helix-turn-helix domain-containing protein produces the protein MSYRRDALVARRALMGFTQETFAEAVGVEFSTVGQWERGALTPHPWRRPRVARVLKVSLEELDDLLGPGSAEATRKAPDVPQSEEVVASTRRSDVEGDPVDSGVVQDVVASTSRREWPPLGIVSGFVLTLGRKSTGLTQETVAELVGVDVAVVRDWESGRRPLAATGAGELLALSARLCRAGAPATIRRYLHEAIEADLVLSTGITAGATWVDPDRHPLAAAVHRRNVTNLITWPLTGHTPPQLDDLVRTAPAGPVSAYPLLHPDERTRFFDHLLSTAQRAGRAEEPLLRRQAVYLVGFDRRGQVADWLRDEWHRAGHRTITDGDVTGLLEARSASVALASTGENEHIHDFVDRTSGTQAEIANLNYWAYWIGELRDVRTDDSFMTDEDSRAWHGGALLTHLAGRLDPASPHLPLNLHTLHTLVASRPGLLDTHRRLRPALTTALDTLAAGDVLTRTGRDRVAGLRYALRLSGR, from the coding sequence ATGTCTTATCGACGAGATGCTCTTGTCGCGCGTCGTGCACTGATGGGCTTTACCCAGGAGACGTTCGCGGAGGCGGTCGGGGTGGAGTTCTCCACCGTCGGGCAGTGGGAGCGTGGGGCCCTGACACCGCACCCCTGGCGACGCCCTCGGGTAGCGCGGGTGCTGAAGGTTTCCCTCGAAGAGTTGGACGATCTGCTCGGCCCCGGCTCGGCCGAGGCCACCCGGAAAGCGCCCGATGTCCCTCAGTCTGAGGAGGTCGTTGCGTCGACCCGCCGGTCCGACGTCGAAGGCGATCCGGTCGATTCCGGCGTGGTCCAGGACGTCGTGGCGTCGACAAGTCGCCGGGAGTGGCCTCCGCTGGGCATCGTGTCGGGGTTCGTGCTGACGTTGGGCAGGAAGTCGACAGGGCTGACCCAGGAGACAGTGGCCGAACTCGTCGGTGTCGACGTGGCCGTCGTGCGGGACTGGGAGTCGGGACGCCGCCCCTTGGCGGCGACCGGCGCCGGGGAACTTCTCGCGTTGAGCGCGCGGCTGTGCAGGGCGGGGGCGCCGGCGACGATCAGGCGGTACCTGCACGAGGCGATCGAAGCGGACCTGGTGCTGTCCACCGGCATCACCGCCGGTGCCACCTGGGTCGACCCGGACCGCCACCCCCTCGCCGCCGCCGTGCACCGCAGGAACGTCACCAACCTGATCACCTGGCCGCTCACCGGCCACACCCCACCGCAACTCGACGACCTCGTCCGGACAGCCCCGGCGGGGCCCGTCTCGGCGTATCCGCTGCTGCACCCGGACGAACGCACGCGGTTCTTCGACCACCTGCTGTCCACCGCGCAACGGGCAGGCCGCGCCGAAGAGCCGCTGCTGCGGCGCCAGGCGGTGTACCTGGTCGGCTTCGACCGACGCGGCCAGGTGGCCGACTGGCTGCGTGACGAATGGCACCGGGCCGGACACCGCACGATCACAGACGGCGACGTCACCGGCCTGCTCGAAGCGCGCTCCGCCTCCGTCGCCCTGGCCTCCACCGGCGAGAACGAACACATCCACGACTTCGTGGACCGCACCTCGGGCACCCAAGCCGAAATCGCGAACCTGAACTACTGGGCCTACTGGATCGGCGAGCTGCGCGACGTGCGCACCGACGACTCCTTCATGACCGACGAGGACAGTCGCGCCTGGCACGGAGGCGCACTGCTCACCCACCTGGCCGGGCGCCTCGACCCCGCCTCGCCCCACCTCCCGCTCAACCTGCATACCCTCCACACCCTCGTCGCCTCACGCCCCGGGCTGCTCGACACCCACCGGCGCCTCCGGCCCGCGCTCACCACGGCCCTCGACACACTGGCGGCCGGTGATGTACTGACCAGGACCGGGCGCGACCGGGTCGCCGGCCTGCGCTACGCCCTCCGCCTCTCCGGCCGCTAG
- a CDS encoding Scr1 family TA system antitoxin-like transcriptional regulator, with amino-acid sequence MTADSTTASTRSGGDFVGTVVDGYRAGATIRELADLTGRGYGTVRSTLIREGVELRPRAEHGQPDFRGNHEQLATLLLKARLPTGLTGQQAARQAGFSQAKLSKMETGSLIPKPADVAALADVYETTADERTLMITLARRVAEEARRRRITHIDAARNPARPSCLSRTASAIRVVALSHVPDVLLDDLPTHQVITAVLAETVLHCVPTATTDLREANSRNAVDLRILPLTAPGPDCGFTIYDTDAVVIGTAGGTATLTDPAHISHYLDLFTRLHDAALAPHELDDRSRHADHRE; translated from the coding sequence ATGACCGCCGACAGCACCACCGCGTCCACCCGCTCGGGCGGCGACTTCGTCGGGACCGTGGTCGACGGCTACCGCGCCGGTGCCACGATCCGCGAACTGGCCGACCTCACCGGCCGCGGCTACGGCACCGTCCGATCGACTCTCATCCGGGAAGGGGTCGAACTCCGCCCGCGAGCCGAGCACGGCCAACCCGACTTCCGCGGGAACCACGAACAACTGGCCACCCTGCTGCTGAAGGCACGCCTGCCCACCGGACTGACCGGACAACAAGCGGCCCGACAAGCCGGATTCAGCCAGGCCAAACTGTCCAAAATGGAAACAGGGAGCCTGATACCCAAGCCGGCCGACGTCGCCGCACTCGCCGACGTCTACGAAACCACGGCCGACGAACGCACACTCATGATCACCCTCGCACGTCGGGTCGCCGAGGAAGCACGACGACGACGGATCACACACATCGACGCCGCTCGTAACCCCGCCCGCCCGTCCTGCCTGTCCCGCACCGCCTCGGCCATCCGGGTGGTCGCCCTGTCGCACGTACCCGACGTCCTGCTCGACGACCTGCCCACCCACCAGGTCATCACCGCAGTCCTCGCCGAGACCGTCCTGCACTGCGTCCCCACCGCCACCACCGACCTGCGGGAAGCGAACTCCCGCAACGCCGTCGACCTCCGGATCCTTCCTCTCACCGCCCCCGGCCCCGACTGCGGCTTCACCATCTACGACACCGACGCCGTGGTCATCGGCACGGCGGGCGGCACCGCCACCCTCACCGACCCCGCCCACATCAGCCACTACCTCGACCTGTTCACCCGACTCCACGACGCGGCCCTCGCCCCCCACGAACTCGACGACCGCTCGCGCCACGCCGACCACCGGGAGTGA
- a CDS encoding dTMP kinase: MTNTAPLFNPARGREITVVGIDGAGKSTLATRLHHALNEAGHETILIGKHSTEVPMDPELSAYVDQLNALVYRRDARVAQACGDHYWLLALAAWYTLQDKLVIQPALAAGTHVILDNAHHKILARYAVNPDVSTSLAEQVFAHLTEPDLVFFLRISARDALARKGEFSSLETGHSGGADEDFIRYQDTVLAKLREHEQRGGWLSMDVTDMDRDAVFKTAAEALADRLQLAI, from the coding sequence ATGACGAACACAGCACCACTTTTCAACCCCGCGCGTGGACGCGAGATCACGGTCGTCGGCATCGACGGCGCGGGCAAGTCCACCCTCGCCACCCGCCTGCACCACGCGCTCAACGAGGCCGGCCACGAAACGATCCTGATCGGCAAGCACAGCACCGAAGTCCCGATGGACCCGGAGTTGTCCGCCTACGTCGATCAGCTCAACGCCCTGGTCTACCGCCGCGACGCGCGCGTCGCCCAGGCGTGCGGCGACCACTACTGGCTGCTGGCGCTGGCCGCCTGGTACACCCTCCAGGACAAGCTCGTCATCCAGCCCGCTCTCGCCGCCGGAACCCACGTGATCCTCGACAACGCCCACCACAAGATCCTCGCTCGCTACGCGGTGAATCCCGACGTCTCCACCAGCCTGGCCGAGCAGGTCTTCGCCCACCTCACCGAACCCGACCTGGTGTTCTTCCTGCGCATCAGCGCTCGCGACGCGCTCGCCCGCAAGGGCGAATTCAGCTCCCTGGAGACCGGCCACTCCGGCGGCGCGGACGAGGACTTCATCCGCTACCAGGACACCGTTCTCGCGAAGCTGCGCGAGCACGAGCAGCGCGGCGGATGGCTGTCGATGGACGTGACCGACATGGACCGCGACGCGGTCTTCAAGACCGCCGCCGAAGCGCTCGCCGACCGCCTCCAGCTCGCCATCTGA
- a CDS encoding 6-carboxytetrahydropterin synthase gives MKAAEEKREADGQTTISQSFDFSASHELRLLPTSHKCSRNHGHNYTVTVSALVHDDAPGDLSPLGEYLTATFDHRLLNEQVTFHPTSELLAAHLAKWFRDNVEPATSITLVAMVVSETATTSARCDGVTGEVTISKTFTTSHGDVTLVLGADGLDEFGFITDFGDLKPFGAYLQSPAADAGLRAAGPALVAHLAGWFVDNVEPEIRGRLVSVRVDSRATTGLWERGDAS, from the coding sequence ATGAAGGCCGCTGAGGAGAAGCGTGAGGCGGACGGTCAGACCACCATCTCGCAGTCGTTCGACTTCAGCGCCAGCCACGAGCTCAGGCTGTTGCCGACCAGCCACAAGTGCAGCCGCAACCACGGCCACAACTACACGGTGACCGTCTCGGCGCTCGTGCACGATGACGCCCCCGGCGACCTGTCGCCCCTTGGGGAGTATCTGACCGCGACCTTTGATCACCGGTTGCTCAACGAGCAGGTCACCTTCCACCCGACGAGCGAGCTTCTCGCTGCTCACCTTGCCAAGTGGTTCCGAGACAACGTTGAACCCGCGACGTCGATCACGCTGGTCGCGATGGTTGTTTCGGAGACCGCGACCACCTCGGCACGCTGTGACGGTGTCACCGGCGAGGTCACGATCTCGAAGACCTTCACGACCAGCCACGGCGACGTCACGCTGGTGCTGGGGGCGGACGGGCTCGACGAGTTCGGGTTCATCACCGATTTCGGCGACCTGAAGCCGTTCGGGGCTTACCTCCAGTCCCCTGCCGCCGACGCGGGGCTACGTGCCGCCGGGCCTGCGCTGGTCGCCCACCTGGCTGGCTGGTTCGTCGACAACGTCGAGCCGGAGATCCGTGGTCGACTCGTATCGGTCCGGGTCGACTCGAGGGCCACCACCGGCCTGTGGGAACGAGGCGATGCCTCGTGA
- a CDS encoding class I SAM-dependent methyltransferase, with translation MAPLDALLGWDEDTTAQAYAAFTRAFPMYAATSRDLARRADLTDSRLVVDLCGGAGATAEAILEHVPIDAQVISLDNAAAMQRVGRRTLVDPRLTWVTAPAEDLASHVPGAADAVVCNSAIWKTDVPQVFAAVHQVLRPGGRFVFNVGGGFAGVRHPDETNVRTGPSLNTLIRQVAARDHGYAPPPAAEPAPKLPLDTIADHLSVAGLTVLDTEVVAHHSTMAEKKAWLSIPVFARPDGDFTHTQRMDILDKAYALTTPDTPTVTSWLVVVAQRPRELR, from the coding sequence ATGGCACCCCTGGACGCCCTTCTCGGCTGGGACGAGGACACCACCGCACAGGCGTACGCAGCCTTCACCCGTGCCTTCCCCATGTATGCGGCCACCAGCCGGGACCTTGCCCGCCGCGCCGATCTCACCGACAGCCGGCTGGTGGTCGACCTCTGCGGCGGAGCCGGCGCGACCGCGGAGGCAATCCTCGAACACGTCCCGATCGACGCCCAGGTCATCTCCCTGGACAATGCCGCTGCCATGCAGCGCGTTGGCCGACGCACGCTGGTCGACCCGCGCCTGACCTGGGTCACCGCACCAGCCGAAGACCTGGCCAGCCACGTTCCCGGCGCGGCGGACGCCGTGGTGTGCAACTCCGCGATCTGGAAGACCGACGTGCCCCAGGTGTTCGCCGCCGTCCACCAGGTCCTACGACCCGGCGGCCGGTTCGTGTTCAACGTCGGCGGCGGCTTTGCCGGCGTCCGCCACCCCGACGAGACCAACGTGCGCACCGGACCCTCGCTGAACACCTTGATCCGTCAGGTTGCGGCCCGTGACCACGGCTACGCCCCGCCTCCCGCCGCCGAGCCAGCTCCGAAGCTGCCGCTGGACACGATCGCCGACCACCTGTCGGTCGCCGGACTGACCGTGCTCGACACCGAGGTCGTCGCCCATCACAGCACGATGGCCGAGAAGAAGGCGTGGCTGTCGATTCCGGTCTTCGCCCGCCCCGACGGGGACTTCACCCACACTCAGCGGATGGACATCCTCGACAAGGCGTACGCGCTGACCACGCCCGACACGCCGACCGTGACGAGCTGGCTCGTGGTGGTCGCACAGCGACCCAGGGAACTACGTTGA
- a CDS encoding 6-pyruvoyl trahydropterin synthase family protein, producing the protein MTHKIVVAVSFESGHRLPHLTGKCVSLHGHSWSAEVTVGASELSPAATVVEFGDLKAGLRRWIDDHLDHATMLGTDDPLITPLTIAGSRVFRFGADDPEDDAEAFASGLPWPTVEAVTVLLGRVAENVLSRISHIDGARVERVLVRETRLNSAIHEPSAPR; encoded by the coding sequence ATGACACACAAGATCGTCGTCGCGGTCTCGTTCGAGTCCGGGCACCGACTGCCGCACCTGACCGGCAAGTGCGTCAGCCTCCACGGCCACTCCTGGTCCGCCGAGGTGACCGTGGGCGCGTCGGAGTTGAGTCCCGCCGCGACCGTCGTGGAGTTCGGGGACCTGAAAGCCGGGCTCCGCCGATGGATCGACGACCACCTCGACCACGCCACGATGCTCGGCACCGACGACCCGCTGATCACCCCGCTGACCATCGCCGGCAGCCGGGTGTTCCGGTTCGGGGCCGACGATCCCGAGGACGACGCCGAAGCGTTCGCCTCCGGGCTGCCCTGGCCTACCGTGGAGGCCGTCACGGTGTTGCTGGGCCGGGTCGCCGAGAACGTCCTGTCCCGGATTTCCCACATCGACGGCGCACGCGTCGAGCGGGTACTGGTACGCGAAACCCGGCTCAACAGCGCAATCCACGAGCCGTCGGCACCACGATGA
- a CDS encoding transcriptional regulator, whose translation MSYTVRLRRDLFAKARNLAGLKSDCALARAMKLNRSTVTRVRSGQLQPGRAFIGGALVALAPFDFHDLFEIRPDDEQPTEPGH comes from the coding sequence GTGTCCTACACCGTCCGCCTACGCCGCGACCTCTTCGCCAAAGCACGCAACCTCGCCGGCCTGAAGTCCGACTGCGCCCTCGCCCGAGCCATGAAACTCAACCGCTCCACCGTCACCCGCGTCCGCTCCGGCCAACTCCAGCCCGGCCGCGCCTTCATCGGCGGAGCCCTCGTCGCACTCGCACCCTTCGACTTCCATGACCTCTTCGAGATCCGGCCAGACGACGAACAGCCCACCGAGCCGGGACACTGA
- the folE gene encoding GTP cyclohydrolase I translates to MSSPRLRAVALSGAATDVLDPFTTRGSEAKSVTNTLNKLAPSERQDLVPPGPVDTERVADLVGQLLAAIGEDPGREGLADTPARVAAWWRSFFSPEPSAAPTSFPEQHVSGQLVVIGGMSVWSLCEHHLLPMNLDVAVGYVPDGEVIGLSKLGRIAQQYAGRLQVQERFTRQVADEIAVVLGSPDVTVAVRGTHLCMSSRGVRMEAARTTTLQAGGRFESDPVLSQQFLALATDRWRVA, encoded by the coding sequence ATGTCGTCCCCGCGCCTGCGGGCAGTGGCGCTATCAGGAGCTGCCACTGACGTCCTTGACCCATTCACCACCCGCGGAAGCGAGGCGAAGTCCGTGACCAACACCCTCAACAAGCTTGCTCCCAGCGAACGCCAGGACCTGGTGCCGCCGGGGCCGGTCGACACCGAGCGCGTTGCCGATCTTGTCGGCCAGCTCCTCGCCGCGATCGGCGAGGACCCCGGACGGGAGGGCCTGGCGGACACACCGGCCAGGGTCGCCGCATGGTGGCGCAGTTTCTTCTCCCCGGAACCGTCGGCCGCACCGACCTCGTTCCCCGAGCAACACGTGAGCGGTCAGTTGGTGGTGATCGGCGGCATGAGCGTCTGGTCGCTGTGTGAGCACCACCTGCTGCCCATGAATCTCGACGTCGCCGTCGGCTACGTACCGGACGGCGAGGTGATCGGCCTGTCGAAGCTCGGTCGAATCGCGCAGCAGTACGCGGGCCGCCTTCAGGTGCAGGAGCGCTTCACCCGGCAGGTAGCCGACGAGATCGCCGTCGTGCTCGGCAGTCCCGACGTGACCGTCGCGGTCCGCGGTACGCACCTGTGCATGAGCTCGCGGGGTGTGCGAATGGAGGCAGCTCGTACCACCACACTTCAGGCCGGTGGCCGATTCGAGAGTGATCCGGTGCTCTCCCAACAGTTCCTCGCCCTCGCCACGGACAGGTGGAGGGTCGCCTGA
- a CDS encoding NUDIX hydrolase — protein sequence MTAPPPTSSHGSGIKYCDHAAVGVLISSPDGLLVFERARPPAGIAPVAGHVDQHGGPEHAARIEVAEEVGLTVTSLDLLLTAWRPNHGRRPTSDRVGHQWWIYRAQTSGPIRPSAQEVRTPRWLHQDQLQQHAHRTAAYAEGQLSEEQFSAHPGLEPVWVRFLHELHLVTLPDDILSLIEEVL from the coding sequence TTGACCGCCCCGCCGCCGACCAGTAGCCACGGCAGCGGGATCAAGTACTGCGACCACGCGGCCGTCGGCGTGCTCATCTCCTCACCGGACGGGCTGCTGGTCTTCGAACGCGCGAGGCCCCCTGCCGGGATCGCACCGGTCGCCGGTCATGTCGACCAACACGGAGGCCCCGAGCACGCCGCCCGCATTGAGGTCGCCGAGGAAGTCGGCCTGACCGTCACCTCACTTGACCTGCTGCTGACCGCATGGCGACCCAACCACGGCCGCCGACCGACCAGCGACCGCGTGGGCCATCAGTGGTGGATCTATCGGGCCCAGACCTCTGGCCCGATCCGCCCCTCGGCCCAAGAGGTGCGCACACCCCGATGGCTGCACCAAGACCAGCTCCAGCAGCACGCGCACCGCACCGCGGCCTACGCCGAAGGGCAGCTGAGCGAGGAGCAGTTCAGCGCGCACCCCGGCTTGGAGCCGGTGTGGGTGCGATTCCTTCACGAGCTCCACCTGGTGACGCTGCCCGACGACATCCTGAGCCTGATCGAAGAGGTCCTCTGA
- a CDS encoding 7-carboxy-7-deazaguanine synthase QueE — protein sequence MNTLTLAPERVEGSAILTEKFESFQGEGPWTGQRCVFVRFSRCNLRCSFCDTPESWDWSRYNPAEVSDRVPVTELVSWVRERGVDMMVITGGEPMLQQPAMTALARGLADIRVQVETNGTVAPTPELASLVDLWVVSPKLANSGMTYSTRIKPEALSALVATDRAVFKFVVTEPDRDLDEIAQLVEEHRLTPVWVMPEGTTREKVLAGMDALYDRATERGWNVSTRLHILTGAR from the coding sequence GTGAACACGCTGACCTTGGCTCCCGAGCGGGTAGAGGGTTCGGCAATCCTCACGGAGAAGTTCGAGTCGTTCCAGGGCGAAGGTCCCTGGACAGGGCAGCGCTGCGTGTTCGTCCGGTTCTCCCGCTGCAACCTCCGGTGCAGCTTCTGCGATACCCCGGAGAGCTGGGACTGGAGCAGGTACAACCCGGCCGAGGTCAGCGACCGAGTCCCCGTCACCGAGCTGGTGTCGTGGGTGCGCGAGCGCGGCGTGGACATGATGGTGATCACTGGTGGAGAGCCGATGTTGCAGCAGCCCGCCATGACCGCCCTCGCGCGCGGCCTGGCTGACATCCGGGTGCAGGTCGAAACCAACGGCACAGTCGCACCCACACCGGAACTCGCCTCCTTGGTCGACCTGTGGGTGGTGAGTCCGAAACTCGCGAACTCCGGCATGACCTACTCCACCCGCATCAAGCCCGAAGCCCTCTCGGCGTTGGTCGCGACAGACCGCGCGGTGTTCAAGTTCGTTGTCACCGAGCCCGACCGCGACCTCGACGAGATCGCCCAGCTCGTCGAGGAACACCGCCTGACTCCGGTGTGGGTGATGCCGGAAGGCACCACGAGGGAGAAGGTTCTGGCCGGCATGGACGCGCTCTACGACCGGGCCACTGAACGCGGATGGAACGTCTCCACCCGCCTGCACATCCTGACCGGAGCGCGGTGA
- a CDS encoding 7-carboxy-7-deazaguanine synthase QueE: MNAVTSLLVNELFGPTFQGEGPSQGRRARLIRLSGCHLACAWCDTPQTWDTRRFDLSAERRQCDVADIVDWLTTVPGDLVVITGGEPLLQRKGLEHLLDHLRSTGLDDEVEVETSGTIAPGPVLTDAVTRFVVSPKLAHSAQPERKRLRPDVLRTFAASGKATWKFVAQVPSDLDEVAVLADRHGLAPVWIMPEGIDGDVVVQRLRLLADPVLARGWNPTSRLHILLWGNARGR, translated from the coding sequence ATGAACGCCGTCACGTCGTTGCTGGTCAACGAACTGTTCGGTCCGACCTTCCAAGGCGAAGGCCCCAGCCAGGGACGACGGGCCCGGTTGATCCGGTTGTCCGGCTGCCATCTGGCCTGCGCCTGGTGCGACACCCCGCAGACCTGGGATACCCGCCGCTTCGACCTGTCCGCCGAACGACGACAGTGCGACGTCGCCGACATCGTGGACTGGCTGACCACCGTTCCCGGCGACCTGGTGGTGATCACTGGCGGCGAGCCGCTACTCCAGCGAAAGGGGCTGGAGCACCTGCTCGACCACCTCCGAAGTACGGGGCTCGACGACGAGGTCGAAGTCGAGACCTCCGGCACGATCGCTCCCGGCCCCGTGCTGACCGATGCCGTCACCCGTTTCGTCGTGTCACCGAAACTGGCGCACTCCGCCCAACCCGAACGTAAACGGCTTCGCCCGGACGTCCTGAGGACCTTCGCCGCGTCCGGCAAGGCGACGTGGAAGTTCGTCGCACAGGTCCCGTCCGACCTCGACGAAGTCGCCGTCCTCGCCGACCGCCACGGACTCGCCCCGGTGTGGATCATGCCCGAAGGGATCGACGGCGACGTGGTGGTGCAACGCCTGCGGCTACTGGCCGACCCCGTGCTCGCCCGCGGCTGGAACCCGACCTCCCGACTGCACATCCTGCTGTGGGGAAACGCCCGTGGCCGTTGA
- a CDS encoding DUF2797 domain-containing protein, with product MPAARPTDGEYVCHGITWATGDPRLLLAPLPDGPLVYAEIMNQRLGFAVGTGRWCTGRYQFADTVRVEALACPDRAPTEQGDQCARCLCQDEFRFAHQFHQDGSVPAALRQYMDQPHWLYLATFADGATKVGTAAEPRKQSRLDEQGALIATYLTKSPDGRAVRHLEDAITRGLQVPQTIRASTKLKALANLTDLSTASATHDRHVSHAADALAAMNTPVVLETWTPPAEGDRLRVANGVRMLYPHDLRDGEHGFTVVSCVGTQVLAALDGDDEVDYVLDLGTLKGRRITLGPFTSPAAAFQNSLF from the coding sequence ATGCCAGCGGCCCGACCAACCGACGGCGAGTACGTGTGCCACGGCATCACCTGGGCGACAGGAGATCCCCGGCTGCTGCTGGCCCCGCTGCCCGACGGGCCGCTGGTCTACGCCGAGATCATGAACCAACGACTCGGCTTCGCGGTTGGTACCGGCCGATGGTGCACCGGCCGGTACCAGTTCGCCGACACTGTGCGCGTCGAGGCCCTCGCGTGCCCCGACCGCGCGCCGACCGAGCAGGGCGACCAGTGCGCCCGGTGCTTGTGCCAGGACGAGTTCCGCTTCGCCCACCAGTTCCACCAGGACGGCAGCGTTCCCGCGGCCCTGCGCCAGTACATGGACCAACCACACTGGCTCTACCTCGCCACCTTCGCCGACGGCGCCACCAAGGTCGGCACCGCAGCCGAACCACGCAAGCAATCCCGCCTCGACGAACAAGGCGCCCTGATCGCCACCTACCTCACCAAGAGTCCCGACGGCCGCGCCGTACGCCACCTCGAAGACGCCATCACCCGCGGTCTGCAGGTGCCCCAGACCATCCGGGCCTCAACCAAGCTCAAGGCCCTGGCCAACCTGACCGACCTGTCCACCGCGAGCGCGACCCACGACCGGCACGTCTCCCACGCCGCGGACGCGCTCGCCGCGATGAACACTCCGGTAGTGCTGGAGACGTGGACTCCTCCTGCCGAAGGCGACCGACTGCGCGTCGCCAACGGTGTGCGGATGCTGTATCCACACGATCTACGCGACGGTGAGCACGGCTTCACCGTCGTCTCGTGCGTCGGCACCCAGGTGCTGGCCGCCCTGGACGGTGACGACGAGGTGGACTACGTGCTCGACCTCGGCACCCTCAAGGGTCGCCGCATAACGCTCGGCCCGTTCACCTCGCCCGCCGCCGCCTTCCAGAACTCCCTCTTCTAA
- a CDS encoding GntR family transcriptional regulator — MPRARDSRPRHQQIAAELRDLIMRGELSPGTQLPSTAQLVERYGAANATIQHALKALKDEGFLDSRVGKGVYVRDRQPFVIDASAYIPPEPGRFRYQLLKVDNVVPPADIVAGLRLAPGATAIVRSRTLLHDDQPVELSASYYPAEIADNSSLAKPAKIRGGAPQALADLGFPQRTFVDRISARSPTVEEAETLDLPEGTPVIRQLRVIYSDNERPVEASVLIKGAHLYELLYHQTVETDRG, encoded by the coding sequence TTGCCTCGCGCGCGTGACAGCCGGCCCCGACACCAGCAGATCGCGGCGGAACTGCGCGATCTGATCATGCGTGGCGAGCTGAGCCCAGGTACGCAACTGCCGTCCACCGCGCAGCTCGTCGAGCGGTACGGCGCGGCGAACGCCACCATCCAGCACGCGCTGAAGGCGCTGAAGGACGAAGGCTTCCTCGACAGCCGTGTCGGCAAAGGCGTCTACGTCCGCGACCGGCAGCCGTTTGTTATCGACGCCTCCGCCTACATCCCGCCCGAGCCAGGCCGGTTCCGCTACCAGCTGCTCAAGGTCGACAACGTCGTTCCACCGGCAGACATCGTCGCCGGACTGCGGCTGGCGCCGGGCGCTACCGCGATCGTCCGCTCCAGAACCCTTCTCCACGACGACCAGCCCGTGGAGTTGTCCGCCTCCTACTACCCCGCCGAGATCGCCGACAACAGCAGCCTGGCGAAGCCCGCGAAGATCCGCGGCGGAGCACCCCAGGCCCTCGCCGACCTCGGGTTTCCTCAGCGGACCTTCGTCGACCGGATTTCGGCACGGTCACCGACGGTGGAGGAAGCCGAGACGCTGGACCTTCCGGAAGGAACGCCCGTGATCCGACAGTTGCGTGTCATCTACAGCGACAACGAACGCCCTGTCGAAGCCTCGGTCCTCATCAAAGGCGCACACCTGTACGAGCTTCTGTACCACCAGACCGTAGAGACCGATCGGGGCTAG
- a CDS encoding GntR family transcriptional regulator, producing the protein MTDAGPWTSVSMPYVSGHRGDTWGAEAAEHGGTGTQKLLSVDEVTASATVADMLGLAAGEPVVARRRLILFNDHPVELVDSYYPVDIARGTRLAEHRKIPGGAVALLADLGHRPRRVREDVSARLATPYERTTLELDDPSCVLLLARVLLTGDERPVEASVMTMVADGRRLRYELTP; encoded by the coding sequence ATGACCGACGCCGGCCCGTGGACCAGCGTGTCGATGCCGTATGTAAGCGGCCATCGTGGTGACACCTGGGGCGCTGAGGCGGCAGAGCACGGCGGTACGGGAACCCAGAAGCTGCTGAGCGTTGACGAGGTGACCGCCTCGGCGACGGTGGCCGACATGCTCGGCCTGGCTGCGGGCGAGCCGGTCGTCGCGCGGCGCCGCCTCATCCTGTTCAACGACCACCCGGTCGAACTCGTCGACTCGTACTACCCGGTGGACATCGCTCGAGGCACCAGGCTGGCCGAGCACCGCAAGATCCCCGGCGGTGCCGTCGCCCTCCTGGCCGACCTCGGACATCGGCCGCGCCGCGTCCGTGAGGACGTCAGCGCGCGGCTTGCCACGCCGTATGAACGGACCACGCTGGAACTGGACGACCCGTCTTGCGTGCTGCTGCTCGCCCGCGTGCTCCTCACCGGAGACGAACGGCCTGTCGAAGCCAGCGTGATGACGATGGTGGCCGACGGACGGCGGCTGCGATACGAACTGACGCCATGA